A region of the Drosophila subpulchrella strain 33 F10 #4 breed RU33 chromosome 3L, RU_Dsub_v1.1 Primary Assembly, whole genome shotgun sequence genome:
CTAGTGCCCAGGAGGAGAATGCTGTCAAGGAGAAGCGCAAGCGACCGGATAGCCCGGTGGAGAGCATGAACTCGGACAGCAGACCGGACTCTGTGCTCGATGATGGAGAGTCGAATACGACGGACACCACGACCGCCGAGCAGCAGTCCACCAAGGACAGCAAGGAGACGATCAGCTGCAAGGAGGAGCGCGAAATGGTCACCAACGATTTGGAGGCCAAGGCCGAGGAGAAGACCATAAAGGCAGAAGCTTTGGCGGAGGACAGCAAGGATAGCGCTATTAAGAACATGGACGAGGAGACAAACATCCAGGCGCCGAGCAGCGTGGACACGAGTTCGGTAGACGGACCCAATCCTAATGCCTTGGCCAATCCCGTGGCGCCGCCGATTACCATGAAGGTGCCCACAATTGCCACTGTTGAGGCGCTGAATGCGTCCGTGGATCGCAAGGAGGCCATCGAGAAAATGGAGTCGTGCGACAGTGACCCAGAGATGCTCAAGAAGCTGGCCACCATCAAGCAAGAGGGTTctccgcagcagcagcagcagcaacagcaacagctgcTGCAGCAGCAATCACAGCAGCAGATGCAGCAACAACTTGCTCCAGTTGGCATTCAGCCACCTCCAGCTTGCCCGCCCTCGGAGTCGGTTTACATCAAGAAGGAGCCCATGGAGGACTCAATGGACGCCACCTGTAATCAGAACAGCAATGAGCCACAGGACTTAAAGGTGAAGATCGAGATTAAAAATGAGGATGCACTGAAGCACAGTGCTGGAGGTCTGCCGCCGACAGGTCCCGGTGCACCATCCTCAGCCCTGCATCCGCTCTCCGGAGCTCCGGTGGAAAGTGGTCAAGAGCCGTTGCACCTGCAGCACATGCCTCATGGGCCGCTGTCGACGCAACCGCCTCCTGGCTACCTCATCGATGGCCAGCTGAAGTATGGACCACCGGGACAAGGTGTGCCTTCACAGCCACCACAACTGCATAGCGATGCGGCAGGAGGAGCCATTGGAGCACCGCCTGGAGCGCCGACAACGCCCCAGAAGTATCCGCCCGAAATGGAGATGAAGTTCGCTCCCCAGGATCTTAAGTATCCACCACCACCGCCCCTAGATGCACTCAAGTACAGCCAGGAGATGcaagcggcggcggcagcagcagctgctgctggCAAATACGATATGAAGTACATGATGGAGCAGCAGGGCAAGTATCCCGTGGAGTTGTCCGCTGCCCACCAGCCGCAAAGCAAGCAGGGCTACCAGGATTCGCTAAAGATACCCGATGTGAAGCCCGGTTTTGGTCACCTGCCGCACAATGTGGGCTCACCACTGGACGTTGCCCATAAATATGGACCGCCACCAACGTCCCAAGagtcccagcagcagcagtcccAGCCGCCGGCACATCAGGTGCCGCCGGGAGCCACGCCGCCGCCTGGCATCGCCATGCCCAAGCCGCACTACCAGCATGATGTGCAGACACCACCGTTGGGACGACCCTTCGAACCTACTGGTCTCATGCTCAAGTATGGTGATCCTTTAGGGGCTAAATACGGCCCGCCGCAGGATCTCAAGTACCCTATGCCACCGGTCTCCCAGGCAGGACCCGCGGACGTGAAGCCGTATGGCGGCGAGAATCTGATCAAGTCCTCGCCGTACGGCCCTCCGCCAGAGAGTCCAATCGACGCCTCGGCGCGCTCTACGCCTGGTCAGGATAGCCAgggcagcaacagcaattcCCAGCCCCCGTCAATGCCACCGCAACCGCAGCAGTTCCAGTCGCCGCATCCCTCGCCGCACATGCCTTCGCCAGCCGGCGGTGGCCTGCCCCCGGGAATGCATCCGCAAAATCTCATACACGGCCCGCCACCAGGTTCAACGGGTGGTGGCCCCCAGCCGCCTCCGCCGCCCACGTCGTTGCACCAGCCCACGCCCACGGCTCAAGGACCGCCCAGCCTGCAACATGGCTTGCATCCTGGTCACCCGCATCCGCAGCTGTCTGTGGCCTCGTCGATGCCGCCTAGCTCGATTGGAATTCCTCCCACGCTCTCGACGATGGCGCCCTCGCACATGCACCCTCACCTTCACCCACATGCACATTTGCAGGGTCTCCATCGGCCGCACGATCTGCCACCCAGTATGCATCCGCATGCTCCCATGCCACTGTCGCTGCAGGGACATCCGCAACATGGTCACGGACTGCCGCCCTCGCATGCtcctcagcagcagcagcaacaacaacagccgcCTGGTGGCCAGGCTGGCACGGTGCGAACTCCATCACCTGCCCAGCAGCCGCCGAGATCCATGCACGATCCGCAATCGTCTCGAGAGCCACCCAGCTCGCAGCCCTCAACCACGATGGCGGGATCGAGTGGTCCTGGTGGACCACCGCCGCAGCAATCGCCGCACGCGCATCGCACATCGCCGTTGCCTGGTCTAGCGGGCAGTGGTCCACCGCCCCCAGGTCTTATCGGCCATCCGATGGCCATACACCCGCATCTGGCTCACCTGCCACCGGGTCATCCGGCCCACGCAGCGCTGGCTCATCCGGGTCACCATCTGCTCACACACTCGATAGCAGGCTTGGGACCTGGCGGTGGACCCATCGCTTTGCTGGCCGGACCCGGTGGACTTGGAGGAATTCCAGAGTCCGCTCTAAGTCGCCGCACCCCGCCCTCTCACCTGCCACACTCGCACGCCTCCTCGGCTCCGCTGACGCCGCATTCGGTGGCCAGCATGACTTCTAGCAGTATGTCGCTGACCACCAGCACAGTGCCATCGTCCGCCTTCAGCCGCGCCAGTCCCAGCGTACAGATCTCGAGCGGTGGAGGTGGACCATCGGGACCCGGAAGCGTTGGACCCGGAGGGTTGCCGAACTCCtcggcggcggcggctgcAGCGGCAGCTGCTCATCGAGCGGCTTCGCCGGCGTCTAGCGTTAGCAGCCTGAGTCGTCAGAGTCCGTTGCATCCGGTGCCACAGTCGCCGCTCAGCCATCATCCCTCGTCCTCTGCGTTGTCTGCTGCGGCGGCAGCTGTTGCGGAAAGGGATCGACATGCGCTGATGCGTCAGCAATCGCCACACATGACACCTCCACCGGTGTCCAATGCATCGTTGATGGCTAGTCCTCTGAGCAAGATGTACGCTCCTCAACCAGGTCAGAGGGGCTTAGGGACGTCTCCACCACCGCATTTGCGGCCAGGAGCCTCGCCGCCAGTCATTCGCCACCCGCAGATGCCTCTGCCGTTGCCACTAATCGCGCCTGGCGGGGGAATCCCGCAGATTGGAGTGCATCCGGGTCAGTCACCGTATCCGCACCCGCTACTGCATCCCTCGGTCTTCTACTCGCCGCATCACCATCCCTTCAATTCGCCATACGGCTATGCGCCCTATGGTCCTGGATTTCCGGCCTACATGAAGCCGCCGCCACAGCCGGGACAACTTGACCCGGCAGCTGTGATGGCCGCCCACCATGCTGGTCTGCAGGGACCGCCGCCACAGCAGATGCGTCAGGATGAGCAGAATGCAGcggcagccgcagcagcagcagctgctgaGAAGCAACaccaagcagcagcagcggcggcagtACAGCAGCACAAGGCGCCGCAGCAACAACCGCCTGGCGGAATGCAACCAAACAAACCGCCGACGCCAAAGACGCCACAGGGTCCGGGCGGTGGAATGCCTCCGGGAATGGGTGGACCTGGAACACCGACGGGTCTTCCACCTGGTGCCTATCCTGGCAGCCATATGCCGGGATATCCACAAGGACCGCCTCACGGATCGCCCTTCGCCCCGCAAGATGGTCAGCCTCACGGCCTGAAGCCCACATCGCACATGGACGCCCTGCGAGCGCACGCACACTCGGCCAACTCGGCGGGAATGGGCGGAGGACATCATCCCACGGAGCCATGTAATATTGCGAATTTGGATGTAAAAGCTAATAGATTAatctaattaaatttt
Encoded here:
- the LOC119553659 gene encoding arginine-glutamic acid dipeptide repeats protein isoform X19 encodes the protein MAASTQGEIRVGPGHQVNDVYAKLPDYNPISSFPIDKETDERELEESRWSPGVVADGDLLMFLRAARSMAAFQGMCDGGLEDGCLAASRDDTTINALDVLHDSGYDPGKALQALVKCPVSKGIDKKWTEDETKKFIKGLRQFGKNFFRIHKDLLPHKDTPELVEFYYLWKKTPGANNNRPHRRRRQSALRRNRVTRANNSSSSNTPPKKEDTPEPQTATTATATATAASETASRSSPAVSKEENSSLTEDDASECDSDSSLTHKRDESPSRMRTRNKQQNNNSSTSSSNNAAGNGGGNATSISSGSTGGGAAGGNSSSKDQSANAVANGKRPKRGSETPDVAGGASVDSPKTPTKAVAESSANKRKGGKQDTPNKKKRTEQEASEPSAQEENAVKEKRKRPDSPVESMNSDSRPDSVLDDGESNTTDTTTAEQQSTKDSKETISCKEEREMVTNDLEAKAEEKTIKAEALAEDSKDSAIKNMDEETNIQAPSSVDTSSVDGPNPNALANPVAPPITMKVPTIATVEALNASVDRKEAIEKMESCDSDPEMLKKLATIKQEGSPQQQQQQQQQLLQQQSQQQMQQQLAPVGIQPPPACPPSESVYIKKEPMEDSMDATCNQNSNEPQDLKVKIEIKNEDALKHSAGGLPPTGPGAPSSALHPLSGAPVESGQEPLHLQHMPHGPLSTQPPPGYLIDGQLKYGPPGQGVPSQPPQLHSDAAGGAIGAPPGAPTTPQKYPPEMEMKFAPQDLKYPPPPPLDALKYSQEMQAAAAAAAAAGKYDMKYMMEQQGKYPVELSAAHQPQSKQGYQDSLKIPDVKPGFGHLPHNVGSPLDVAHKYGPPPTSQESQQQQSQPPAHQVPPGATPPPGIAMPKPHYQHDVQTPPLGRPFEPTGLMLKYGDPLGAKYGPPQDLKYPMPPVSQAGPADVKPYGGENLIKSSPYGPPPESPIDASARSTPGQDSQGSNSNSQPPSMPPQPQQFQSPHPSPHMPSPAGGGLPPGMHPQNLIHGPPPGSTGGGPQPPPPPTSLHQPTPTAQGPPSLQHGLHPGHPHPQLSVASSMPPSSIGIPPTLSTMAPSHMHPHLHPHAHLQGLHRPHDLPPSMHPHAPMPLSLQGHPQHGHGLPPSHAPQQQQQQQQPPGGQAGTVRTPSPAQQPPRSMHDPQSSREPPSSQPSTTMAGSSGPGGPPPQQSPHAHRTSPLPGLAGSGPPPPGLIGHPMAIHPHLAHLPPGHPAHAALAHPGHHLLTHSIAGLGPGGGPIALLAGPGGLGGIPESALSRRTPPSHLPHSHASSAPLTPHSVASMTSSSMSLTTSTVPSSAFSRASPSVQISSGGGGPSGPGSVGPGGLPNSSAAAAAAAAAHRAASPASSVSSLSRQSPLHPVPQSPLSHHPSSSALSAAAAAVAERDRHALMRQQSPHMTPPPVSNASLMASPLSKMYAPQPGQRGLGTSPPPHLRPGASPPVIRHPQMPLPLPLIAPGGGIPQIGVHPGQSPYPHPLLHPSVFYSPHHHPFNSPYGYAPYGPGFPAYMKPPPQPGQLDPAAVMAAHHAGLQGPPPQQMRQDEQNAAAAAAAAAAEKQHQAAAAAAVQQHKAPQQQPPGGMQPNKPPTPKTPQGPGGGMPPGMGGPGTPTGLPPGAYPGSHMPGYPQGPPHGSPFAPQDGQPHGLKPTSHMDALRAHAHSANSAGMGGGHHPTEPLPIDIEPDPEPEIPSPTHNIPRGPSPEAKPDDTECHRSQSAIFVRHIDRGDYNSCTRTDLIFKPVADSKLARKREERDRKLAEKERERRQQQQQQQQQQQQQQAAAAQQAAQQAKMKAELKPPYADTPALRQLSEYARPHVAFSPVEQMVPYHHPMGPMYRERELEEIKNAQAAAASQSRLDPHWMEYYRRGIHPSQFPLYANPAISQMERERLGIPPPHHVGLDPGEHMVRMPQPPEAGFQLPPNVGQYPRPNMLIPREPHSDVLLRMSYADQLQAAEFQRQSLHDQYFRQRPR